The DNA region GTAAAACTTTGGGTGGTCATTTGGACAAGAAGGTAATGTAGAGTTAGGGTTCAGGGTTAATTTAGCGTCAGTTTTTTATTGGATTACTGTTtatcataataaaatagaatatgaaTTGTGAGTTGAATATCATCAATTCAATCTTTAAGATTGAAATGGTTATTAAAAGGTCAAATATTAAGTTAATGTTAAAGTTAGGGTTAAGTCTAGAATTGGGGAGATCATTAGATTTATGATGGGGTTAGGTTTCAATATTAACCTGTTACTACTAGTGTTGTTACACTTGGACTggaattttttcttaaagatagtCTAATGATACGCTTAGAATTGCAGTTAGTATTAAGCATAGGGAAGCATAAAAGTAAGCTAGGATAGAGGAAATGATTAGATATTTTTATCACCTAAGGTTCTTTTATATTCAGCCAGTAGCCTTTCTTTGGAGAACTAAATGATTTGGAATATGCTTAAAATTTTTGTCTTAGTCTTTCACTTGCTGCCAGGATTAACAATACAGATGGGGTTAGTAAGTAGGACTGGATGAATTTGTGTCTGGTTCTTGACTTATGTTAGATTATGTGAGACTGCATTTAGAATATGATTAGAATTTGCATAAGAAATGGAATTAGAGTTTGAGTTAGAGAACAGGACATCAGGATAGAGTGAGGTGTGGTATTGGGATTCTTATGGATCTGACAATGGTTTATGTTTGCATTCCAGCCTCTACCTGCCTGGTGCTGGTCACAGTTCAGCTTCTTCATGATGGTGGGTCCCAATGCCAATGAATCCAGTGCCACATACTTCATCCTAATAGGCCTCCCTGGTTTGGAAGAGGCTCAGTTCTGGTTGGCCTTCCCATTGTGCTCCCTCTACCTTATTGCTGTGCTAGGTAACTTGACAATCATCTACGTTGTGCGGGCCGAGCACAGCCTGCATGAGCCCATGTATATATTTCTTTGCATGCTTTCAGGCATTGACATCCTCATCTCCACCTCATCCATGCCCAAAATGCTGGCCATCTTCTGGTTCAATTCCACTACCATCCAGTTTGATGCTTGTCTGCTACAGATGTTTGCCATTCACTCCTTGTCTGGCATGGAATCCACAGTGCTGCTGGCCATGGCCTTTGACCGCTATGTGGCCATCTGTCACCCACTGCGCCATGCCACAGTACTTACATTGCCTCGTGTCACCAAAATTGGTGTGGCTGCTGTGGTGCGGGGGGCTGCACTGATGGCACCCCTTCCTGTCTTCATCAAGCAGCTGCCCTTCTGCCACTCCAATATCCTTTCCCATTCCTACTGCCTACACCAAGATGTCATGAAGCTGGCCTGTGATGATATCCGGGTCAATGTCATTTATGGCCTTATTGTCATCATCTCTGCCATTGGCCTGGACTCACTTCTCATCTCCTTCTCATATCTGCTTATCCTTAAGACTGTGTTGGGCTTGACACGTGAAGCTCAGGCCAAGGCGTTTGGCACTTGTGTCTCTCACGTGTGTGCTGTGTTCATATTCTATGTACCTTTCATTGGATTGTCTATGGTGCATCGCTTTAGCAAGCGGCGTGACTCTCTCCTGCCAGTCATCTTGGCCAATATCTATCTGCTGGTTCCTCCTGTGCTCAACCCAATTGTCTACGGAGTGAAGACAAAGGAGATTCGACAGCGCATCCTTCGACTTTTTCATGTGGCCACACATACTTCAGAGCCCTAGGTGTCAAACTTCTTTTCCATTTGAAGTCCTCTGATTCAGATTTTAATGTcaacattttggaagacagtattcagaaaaaaaaatttccttaataaaaatataactcagATCCTTTCCATTTTACCATGCAGTCCAAATCTAAACTGCTTCTACTGATGGTTTACAGCATTCTGAGGTAAGAATGGTACATCTAGAGAACATTTGCCAAGGTCTAAGCatggcaaaaggaaaataaacacaagaatgtaataaaatgagataatctaGCTTGAAACTGTAACTTCCTCTTCAGAACTCCCAACCGCACTGGATCTCAGAAAAAGACTGTCTTCAAAATGACTTCTatagagaagaaataatttttcctctGGACACTAACACTTAAGGGGAAGATTGGAAGTAAAGCCTTGAGAAGAGTACATTTACCTACATTAATGAAAGTTGACACACTCTGTTCTGAGAGTTTTCACAGCATATGGACACTGTTTTtcctatttaattttcttatcaaCCTTTTAATTAGGCAAAGCTATTATTAGTACCCTCATTGTAGCCATGGGAAAATTGATGTTCAGTGGGGATCAGTGAATTAAATTGGgccatacaggtataaaaattaaaaaaaaaaaaagacttcatgcCCAATCTCATATTATGTGGAAGAACTGTTAGAGAGACCAATAGGATAGGGGGTTGGAGATATCTTACAGAGTCTTACATTTTCTAGAGGAGGTATTTAATTTCTTCTCACTCATCCAGTGTTGTATTTAGGAATTTCCTGGTAACAGAACTCATGGCTTTAATCCCACTAGCTACTGCTTATTGTCCTGGTCCAATTGCCACTTTACCTGTGTCTTGGAAGGAGAAGTAATTTCTAGGTTCACTATTATGGAAGATTCTTATTCAGAAAGTCTGCCATAGGGCTTATAGcaagctatttatttttaaaagttccataGGTGATTCTGATAGGCAGTGAGGTTAGGGAGCCACCAGTTACAATGGAAACTATGGAATGGCAGGTGTTGAAGATAACACTGGCCTTTTGAGTGTGACTAGTAGCCAGAAAGTGAGGGAATCTTCAGGACTATGCTTTATTTGGGGCTTTGTGTAGTATGGAACAGGGACTTTGAGACCAGGAAAGCAATCCGATTTAGGCATGGGAATCAGGCATTTTTGCTTCTGAGGGGCAATAGGTTTCATCTTCAACAGGATATGACAACAGTCTTAACCAAGAAACTCAAATAACCAATACTAAAACATGTGATCATATATGTGGTaagagtcattttctttttcaagccTCAGGTTCCCTGATATGGATTCCTATAACACGCTGTCATCCCCTTTTGTAATGGATACCATGTTTGGAAATTCCTATTTAATACTTGTATTTGCTGATGGACTGTAAGCCCATGAGGGCACTGTTTATTATTGAATATCATCTCTGTTCATCATTGACTGCTCTTTGGTCATCATTGAATCCCCCAGCAGAGTACCTAGAACATAATAGTGCTTATACTCAGTACTGGTTACTTTTCACCAAACCTGATTCCTTCCATCCTGAACACATAGCCAGGCAATTTTCCAGCCTTCTTTGAGTTGGGTATTATTAAATTCTAGCCATTACTTCCAATGTGAATGGAAGAAACATGTGCCACTTCTATACCTGGATCATAAAACCCTCCCATGTGCAGCCTTTCATGTTGACATTAAATGTGACTTGGGAAGCTATGTGTTACACAGAGTAAATCACCAGAAGCCTGGATTCCTGAAAAAACTGTGCAGAGCCAAACCTGTCATTTGCAACTCCCACTTGTATTTGTTCCAGGCAGTCggataagtgaaaaataaagtattagtGTGTCAAGTCTCTGAAAATGATTTTGTTGTTCTTAAAGCATTCTAGccttttaaataaaacacaaatttaatagttgttgaataaatagattaaaaacta from Rhinopithecus roxellana isolate Shanxi Qingling chromosome 15, ASM756505v1, whole genome shotgun sequence includes:
- the LOC104665186 gene encoding olfactory receptor 51E1 isoform X2; the protein is MMVGPNANESSATYFILIGLPGLEEAQFWLAFPLCSLYLIAVLGIDILISTSSMPKMLAIFWFNSTTIQFDACLLQMFAIHSLSGMESTVLLAMAFDRYVAICHPLRHATVLTLPRVTKIGVAAVVRGAALMAPLPVFIKQLPFCHSNILSHSYCLHQDVMKLACDDIRVNVIYGLIVIISAIGLDSLLISFSYLLILKTVLGLTREAQAKAFGTCVSHVCAVFIFYVPFIGLSMVHRFSKRRDSLLPVILANIYLLVPPVLNPIVYGVKTKEIRQRILRLFHVATHTSEP
- the LOC104665186 gene encoding olfactory receptor 51E1 isoform X1, whose amino-acid sequence is MMVGPNANESSATYFILIGLPGLEEAQFWLAFPLCSLYLIAVLGNLTIIYVVRAEHSLHEPMYIFLCMLSGIDILISTSSMPKMLAIFWFNSTTIQFDACLLQMFAIHSLSGMESTVLLAMAFDRYVAICHPLRHATVLTLPRVTKIGVAAVVRGAALMAPLPVFIKQLPFCHSNILSHSYCLHQDVMKLACDDIRVNVIYGLIVIISAIGLDSLLISFSYLLILKTVLGLTREAQAKAFGTCVSHVCAVFIFYVPFIGLSMVHRFSKRRDSLLPVILANIYLLVPPVLNPIVYGVKTKEIRQRILRLFHVATHTSEP